The region TTGATTGGTGGTGGTGTGGCGTTCAGTGGTGGTGATGTCATGCTGACTGGTGGTGATGTTACATTGAGTAGCGGTGTAGTTGCACTGACTGCAGGAAAGGTCATGTTCATGGGTAGCGACGTTGCATTGACTGGTGGTGGAATTGTATTAAGATAGTTGAATAAAGCAATTTCCCTCACTACTGATCATTTTCTATTAGCACTGATACCTTTAAGGAAGAGTATTTCATATTATAAAAGTGGAAGTGAGTACATTGTTCCATTATTTGTAAATGGTGGTTTGATACTTATGTCACTCACTTATTGGAAATTAGGTTGTCATTGCCGCAAATCACACTGAATTGTTATTATTGCATTGTATTAGTGCTGAGTCATGATCAAGTGACaatatttcatttgttaaactgaacaaaattaACTTTTCACAGAGTGGTTTTGTCATGATAAATACCTGGTGAAGGAGTTGTATTTATCAGTGTTGGAGGTGCAGCTGTGGCTGGGGCTTCAGTTGGTGCCAACAcaactgaaaataacaaatattaagtacatttgtgttgtcttttaatATATTTGAGTCATCCTACATTCAATATGTGCTTGCAATAATCATTTACAGAATATAACACACCATATAGTCTTACCAGTTGCAGTAATAGATGACGTGTTAACAGAGAGGGTGAAATTTGGGTTGGAAGCAGCGGTCTGCAAAGTCTGAGCTGCAGAACTGCCATTTGGTAGTGTAGTTGCGTTGTTGAATATCAGCTCAGCATCTACCACAACGGATCCTTGACTGGAACAGtaacatttaattcatttaattagCAACCAAGTCTTGCCAAATTTGTACAATATAGTAGCGTTTTATACCTGAAGCCGTTGATGACAGTTCGATTGAAGCTGGGTCCATATTGTTGTGAATAGACTGCATTGAGCTGGAAATCAATCAAATAAGTAAatcagaaatttaaaaatgcatgtgAGGAAAGAAAGTTGATATTGTGCCACAAGTATtccatttcttttcctctcatatGTCATTTAAAGTTTTTTCATGCAAGTCTATTATTGTTTTGAAAGAAATtgaatttcttcttttaaaccatgaaaagatttttttctggcatTAGCCATGCTTTCTTTACTACAGGAATAAAAGTTTTATCGAATTTGAGAATCTTGTGTAGTACTGTCTCACTACCTCACCACCATTCAATGCTAAATCAAAAAAATACATATGAGGAAAGAAAGTTGAAGCCACAATTAatccatcttttatttttaactcatTGTTTTTCATGCTGTTTAATTATTGATTGAAAAGAGGTtgaatttcttcttttaaactaaaaatattattttttctgGCATCAGCCATGTCATTTCCACTATAGAAATCAAACTATTATCGAACTTGAGAATTTTGTGTAACaggaaaacaacatttttagaAGTTCTGTCATCTAGAATTTTTGTATATTCCTTGGAATTTGATTGcaaaaaattgtgaaaatataTATGAACTTACTGTAGTGGTTACACTCTCTTTTAAGCTGTTGAACTCAGGTGAAGATTTGTTTGTAAGCTCAGGTGTAAAAGTTTGCTGCAACTTGAATCCCAGCTTAATTTTTGGCTCAGGTGGTGGGGCAGCTGTTGTGGTTGTAGCTGGAGTGCCAATAGTTGTGATTCTTGGTGGTGATGATGTTCCAATCACAAGAGGAGAGCTTGCATTAcctaaaaatgtatgaaatatttattgGTCATAAACATGACTTGAGAACATATCAAGCAGCATTAACACATGTAGATTTTGCACTCAGTTCTAGCAATGGTGTACATTCACATGCTGTAGCTTCATTTTTTGTGTACTGGTCATGTTACACACAAAATGATATTTGATGAATACATGGTGAAGCTTTTGTGAttttgaggaaaataaaaagaaagttgGAGTTATAAATTGTGGCGGAGGTTGAATTACTTTGCAATGGCATTGTGGTGACCAGAAGTGGTGAGGTTGTACTGACTGCAGGTGAGGTCATATTGGCTGGAGGAGACGTCATGTTGACTGGTGGAGAGGTTGGGTTTACTGGTGGTGACGTTGTGTTGAGTGGTGGTGAGGTCATGTTGAGTGGTGGTGAGGTCATGTTGAGTGGTGGTGATGTGATGTTGTTTGGTGGTGAGGTTGAATTGACTGTAGGTGAGGTAATGTTGACTGGTGGTGATGTGGCGTTGAGTGGTGGTGATGTCATGTTgactggtggtggtgttgcGTTCAGTGGTGGTGATGTCATAGTGACCGGTGGTGATGTTACATTGAGTGGTGGTGAGGTCATGTTGATTTGTGGTGACGTGGCGTTGAGTGGTGGGGATGTCATGTTgattggtggtggtgttgtgttCAGTGATGGTGATGTCATAGTGACCAGTGGTGATGTTACATTGAGTGGTGGTGAGGTCATGTTGACTGGTGGTGACGTGGCGTTGAGTGGTGGGGATGTCATGTTgattggtggtggtgttgtgttCAGTGGTGGTGATGTCATGGTGACTGGTGGTGATGTTACATTGAGTGGTGGTGAGGTCATGTTACCTGGTGGTGACGTGGCGTTGAGTGGTGGGGATGTCATGTTGATTGGTGGTGGTGTTGCGTTCAGTGGTGGTGATGTCATAGTGACCAGTGGTGATGTTACATTGAGTGGTGGTGAGGTCATGTTGACTGGTGGTGACGTGGCGTTGAGTGGTGGGGAGGTCATGTTGATTGGTGGTGGTGTTGCGTTCAGTGGTGGTGATGTCATGGTGACTGGTGGTGATGTTACATTGAGTGGTGGTGAGGTCATGTTACCTGGTGGTGACATAGTGTTGAGTGGTGGGGATGTCATGTTGATTGGTGGTGGTGTTGCGTTCAGCGGTGGTGATATCATGGTGACCGGTGGTGATGTTACATTGAGTGGTGGTGAGGTCATGTTGACTGGTGGTGATGTGACGTTGAGTGGTGGGGATGTCATGTTGATTGGTGGTGATGGTACATTGAGTGGTGGTGAGGTCATGTTACCTGGTGGTGACGTGATGTTGAGTGGTGGGGATGTCATGTTGATTGGTGGTGGTGTGGCGTTCAGTGGTGGTGAGGTCATGCTGACTGGTGGTGATGTGGCATTGAGTAGCGGTGTAGTTGCACTGACTGCAGGAAAGGTCATGTTCATGGGTAGCGACGTTGCATTGACTGGTGGTGGAATTGTATTAAGATAGTTGAATAAAGCAATTTCCCTCACTACTGATCATTTTCTATTAGCACTGATACCTTTAAGGAAGAGTATTTCATATTATAAAAGTGGAAGTGAGTACATTGTTCCATTATTTGTAAATGGTGGTTTGATACTTATGTCACTCACTTATTAGAAATTAGGTTGTCATGGCCGCAAATCACACTGAATTGTTATTATTGCATTGTATTAGTGCTGAGTCATGATCAAGTGACaatatttcatttgttaaactgaacaaaattaACTTTTCACAGAGTGGTTTTGTCATGATAAATACCTGGTGAAGGAGTTGTATTTATCAGTGTTGGAGGTGCAGCTGTGGCTGGGGCTTCAGTTGGTGCCAACAcaactgaaaataacaaatattaAGTACATTTGTGTTGTTTCAATATATTTGAGTCATCATACATTCAATATGTGTTTGCAATAATCATTTACGGAATTTGGCACACCATATAGTCTTACCTGTTGCAGTAATAGATGACGTGTTAACAGAGAGGGTAAAATTTGGGTTGGAAGCAGCGGTCTGCAAAGTTTGAGCTGCAGAATTGCCATTTGGTAGTGTAGTTGCGTTATTGAATATCAGCTCAGCATCTACCACAACAGATCCTTGACTGGAACAGAAACATTCATTGTTAATGCTTGAATCTCATTGGGCTATTGTGCTCATTTTTGTTTAACTATGGCTTCATGACAACAATGACTTATATATACATGACTGGAAGAACTATTTACATTTGTTCATAAAAATCTGAACACTGTTTTGTAGTATTCATGCTTTGATAAACCATATGATAACTAAAGCCATATGATAAAAGCAAAGTACAACACTGTCCCTCTTCtattaaaacaaaagacaaatcaaTAGATTAGCAACCAAGGCTAGTTGAATTTGTAAAATATAGTAACGTTTTATACCTGAAGCCGTTGATGACAGTTCGATTGAAGCTGGGTCCATATTGTTGTGAATAGACTGTATTGAGCTggaaatcaaatggaaataatgatcattattgatttttattatgGCATTAACCATGTTTTCTCTACTACAGgaatcaaagttttttttcgaATTTGAGAATATTGTATAACATTATCTGAAGGAAAACAGCATGTTTTGAAGTTCTGTCATTTAGAATTTTCACATATTATTTGAAATTTGACTGTTTAAAGATGCAAAAAATTGcaaaagaatatatataaacTTACCACTGTGGCTACACTCTCTTTTAAGCTGTTGAACTCAGGTGAAGATTTGTTTGCAAGCTCAGGTGTAAAAGTTTTCTGCAACTTGAATTCCAGCTTAATTTTTGGCTCAGATGGTGGGGCAGCTGTTGTGGTTGTAGCTGGAGTGCCAATAGTTGTGATTCTTGGTGGCGCTGATGTTCCATTCACAGGGGGAAAGCTTGCGTTACCTAGAAATGTAAGAAAACTTTATTGGTAATAAACATGACATGAGAACATATCAAGCAGCATTAACAAATGTAGATTTTGCACTCAGTACTAGGAATAGTGTAGATTCACAGGCTGTAGCTTCATTTTTTGTGTACTGGTCATGTTACACACAAAATGATATTTGATGAATAGATGGTGAAGCTTTTGTGAttttgaggaaaataaaaagaaagttgGAGTGATAAATTGTGGCGGAGGTTGAATTACTTTGCAATGGCATTGTGGTGACCGGAAGCGGTGAGGTTGCATTGACTGCAGGTGAGGTCATATTGGCTGGAGGTGAACTTGTGTTGACTGGTGGAGAGGATGGGTTTACTGTTGGTGATGTGGCGTTGAGTGGTGGGGATGTCATGTTGATTGGTGGTGGTGTTACGTTCAGTGGTGGTGAGGTCATATTGGCTGGAGGTGAAGTCATGTTGACTGGTGGTGATGTGGCGTTGAGTGGTGGGGATGTCATGTTGATTGGTGGTGGTGAGGTCATATTAGCTGGAGGTGAAGTCACGTTGACTGGTGGTGATGTGGCGTTGAGTGGTGGGGATGTCATGTTGATTGGTGGTGGTGTCGCGTTCAGTGGTGGTAATGTCATATTGACTGGAGGTGAAGTCATGTTGACTGGTGGTGATGTGGCGTTGAGTGGTGGGGATGTCATGTTGATTGGTGGTGGTGTTGCGTTCAGTGGTGGTGAGGTCATATTGGCTGGAGGTGAAGTCATGTTGACAGGTGGTGATGTGGCGTTGAGTGCTGGTGAGGTTGCGTTAAGTGGCGGTGAAGTCATGTTACCTGGTGGTGATGTTACATTTAGTGGTGGTGAGGTCATGTTCACTGGTGGTGACATGGCATTGAGTGGTGGGGATGTCATGTTGATTGGTGGTGTTGCGTTGAGTGGTGGTGCAGTCACGTTTTCTGGTGGTGGAATGTTTTGAATAcgttaaatgaatgaaattttgtCCCTTGCACCTGATCTATTTCTATAACCACTTTTAAGGCAGAATATTTCATATTGAACAAATGGTAGTGATTACATTGTTACATTAACTGGAATTGATGGTTGGATACTTATGTCACTCACTTATTAGAAATTAGGTTGTTATTACCCCAAATCACACCAAATTGGTATTTCATTAAATTAATGTTGGATCATGATTTAGTGACaatatttcatttgttaaactgaacaaaattaACTTTTCAAAGACTGGTTTTATCATGATAAATACCTGGTGAAAGAGTTGTATTCATCAGTGTTGAAGGTGCAGCTGTGGCTGGGGCTTCAGTTGGTGTCAACAcaactgaaaataacaaatattaAGTAAATTTGTGTTGTCTCAATATATTTGAGTCATCATACATTCAATATGTGTTTGCAATAATCATTTACGGAATTTGGCACACCATATAGTCTTACCTGTTGCAGTAATAGATGACGTGTTAACAGAGAGGGTAAAATTTGGGTTGGAAGCAGCGGTCTGCAAAGTTTGAGCTGCAGAATTGCCATTTGGTAGTGTAGTTGCGTTATTGAATATCAGCTCAGCATCTACCACAACGGATCCTTGACTGGAACAGAAACATTCATTGTTAATGCTTGAATCTCATTGGGCTATTGTGctcatttttgtttaattatgGCTTCATGACAACAATGACTTATATATACATGACTGGAAGAACTATTTAAATTTGTTCATAAAAATCTGAACACTGTTTTGTAGTATTCATGCTTTGATAAACCATATGATAACTAAAGCCATATGATAAAAGCAAAGTACAACACTATGCCCCTCttctattaaaacaaaaaacaaatcaatagaTTAGCAACCAAGGCTTGTTGAATTTGTAAAATATAGTAACGTTTTATACCTGAAGCCGTTGATGACAGTTCGATTGAAGCTTGGTCCATATTGTTGTGAATAGACTGTGTTGAGCTggaaatcaaatggaaataatgatcattattgatttttattatgGCATTAACCATGTTTTCTCTACTACGGGAATCAAAGTTTTTTCGAATTTGAGAATATTGTGTAACATTTTCTGAAGGAAAACAACATGTTTAGAAGTTCTGTCATCTAGAGTTTTTGTATGTTCCTTGGAATTTGATTGCTTAAAAACgcaaaaaaattgtgaaaatataTATGAACTTACTGTGGTGGTTACACTCTCTTTTAAGCTGTTGAACTCAGGTGAAGATTTGTTTGCAAGCTCAGGTGTAAAAGTTTTCTGCAACTTGAATTCCAGCTTAATTTTTGGCTCAGGTGGTGGGGCAGCTGTTGTGGTTGTAGCTGGAGTGCCAATAGTTGTGATTCTTGGTGGTGCTGATGTTCCATTCACAGGGGGAGAGCTTGCATTAACTAGAAATGTATGAAAACTTTATTGGTAATAAACATGACATGAGAACATATCAAGCAGCATTAACAAATGTAGATTTTGCACTCAGTTCTAGGAATAGTGTAGATTCACAGGCTGTAGCTTCATTTTTTGTGTACTGGTCATGTTACACACAAAATGATATTTGATGAATGGATGGTGAAGCTTTTGTGAttttgaggaaaataaaaagaaagttgGAGTGATAAATTGTGGCGGAGGTTGAATTACTTTGCAATGGCATTGTGGTGACCAGAAGTGGTGAGGTTGTACTGACTGCAGGTGAGGTCATATTGGCTGGAGGAGACGTCATGTTGACTGGTGGAGAGGTTGGGTTTACTGGTGGTGACGTTGTATTGAGTGGTGGTGAGGTCATGTTGACAGGTGGTGATGTGGTGTTGAGTGGTGGGGAGGTCATGTTGAGTGGTGGTGAGGTCATGGTGACCGGTGGTGATGTTACATTGAGTGGTGGCGAGGTCATGTTGTCTGGTGTTGACGTGGCGTTGAGTGGTGGGGATGTCATGTTGATTGGTGGTGGTATTGCGTTCAGTGGTGGTGAGGTCATATTGGCTGGAGGTGAAGTCATGTTGATTGGTGGTGATGCAGCGTTGAGTGCTGGTGAGGTTGTGTTAAGTGGTGGTGAGGTCATGTTACctgatgctgatgttgtgtTGAGTGGTGGTGAGGTCACATTACTTGGTGATGGCATTGCATTGTGTGGTGGGGAGGTCATGTTGTCTGGTGTTGACGTGGCGTTGAGTGGTGGGGATGTCATGTTGATTGGTGGTGGTGTTGCGTTCAGTGGTGGTGAGGTCATATTGGCTGGAGGTGAAGTCATGTTGATTGGTGGTGATGTAGCGTTGAGTGGTGGTGATGTGGCATTGAGTGCTGGTGAGGTTGCGTTAAGTGGTGGTAAGGTCATATTTCCTGGTGGCGATGTTGCGTTGAGTGGTAGTGAGATCATATTGGCTGGAGGTGAAGTCATGTTGACTGATGGTGATGTGGCGTTGAGTGGTGGTGAGGTCATGTTGCTTGGTGATGGAATAGCATTGTGTGGTGGTGAGGTCATGTTGTCAGGTGGTGATGTGGTGTTGAGTGGTGGGGAGGTCATGTTGATTGGTGGTGGTGTTGCGTTCAGTGGTGGTGAGGTCATATTAGCTGGAGGTGAAGTCATGTTGACTGGTGGTGATGTGGCGTTGAGTGCTGGTGATGTGGCGTTGAGTGCTGGTGAGGTTGCGTTAAGTGGTGGTAAGGTCATATTACCTGGTGGTGATGTTGCGTTGAGTGGTGGAAAGGTCATGTTGATTGGTGATGGCATCGCATTGTGTGGTGGGGAGGTCATGTTGTCTGGTGGTGACGTGGCGTTGAGTGGTGGGGATGTCATGTTGATTGGTGGTGGTGTTGCATTCAGTGGTGGTGAGGTCATATTGGCTGGAGGTGAAGTCATGTTGTCTGGTGATGACGTGGCGTTGAGTGGTGGCAAGGTCATGTTGATTGGTGATGGCATTGCATTGTGTGGTGGGGAGGTCATGTTTTCTGGTGGtggaatttttttaaataaattaaatgaatgaaatattgTCCCTTATTTAGGGacaatttctatttttataacCACTTTTAGGCAGAATATTTCATATTGAACAAGTGGTAGTGAGTACATTGTAACATTAACTGGAAATGGTGGTTGGATACTTATGTCACTCACTTATTGGAAATTAGGTTATTACCCCAAATCACACATGATAAATACCTGGTGAAAGAGTTGTATTCATCAGTGTTGGAGGTGCAGCTGTGACTGGGGCTTCAGTTGGTGCCAACAcaactgaaaataacaaatattaAGTACATTTGTGTTGTCTCAATATATTTGAGTCATCATACATTCAATATGTGCTTGCAATAATCATTTACGGAATTTGGCACACCATATAGTCTTACCTGCTGCAGTAATAGATGACGTGTTAACAGAGAGGGTAAAATTTGGGTTGGAAGCAGCGGTCTGCAAAGTTTGAGCTGCAGAATTGCCATTTGGTAGTGTAGTTGCGTTATTGAATATCAACTCAGCATCTACCACAACAGATCCTTGACTGGAACAGAAACATTCATTGTTAATGCTTGAATCTCATTGGGCTATTGTGCTCATTTTTGTTTAACTATGGCTTCATGACAACAATGACTTATATATACATGACTGGAAGAACTATTTAAATTTGTTCATAAAAATCTGAACACTGTTTTGTAGTATTCATGCTTTGATAAACCATATGATAACTAAAGCCATATGCTAACAGCAAAGTACAACACTGTCCCTCTTCtattaaaacaaaagacaaatcaaTACATTAGCAACCAAGTTTCGAGAAATTTGTAAAATATAGCGTTTTATACCTGAAGCCGTTGATGACAGTTCGATTGAAGCTGGGTCCATATTGCTGTGAATAGACTGTGTTGAGCTGGaaattaatcaaataataaaattagAAATTTCAAAATACATGTGAGGAAAGAAAGCTGATATAGTGCCACAGGTGTTccgtctttttttccctctcatatCTCAATTAAATTGTATTAGAAGTTTAATTTTCACCTAAACtatggcaacatttttttttcttccattagCCATGTTTTATTGAATTTGAAAACAGAGTGACATTGTCTGAAGGTTCTGTCATCTAGAGTTTTTGTATGTTCCTTGGAATTTGATTGCTTAAAAACgcaaaaaattgtaaaaatatatatgaactTACTGTGGTGGTTACACTCTCTTTTAAGCTGTTGAACTCAGGTGAAGATTTGTTTGCAAGCTCAGGTGTAAAAGTTTTCTGCAACTTGAATTCCAGCTTAATTTTTGGCTCAGGTGGTGGGGCAGCTGTTGTGGTTGTAGCTGGAGTGCCAATAGTTGTGATTCTTGGTGGTGCTGATGTTCCATTCACTGGGGGAGAGCTTGCGTTAcctaaaaatgtattaaatatcTCAGTCAGTGGTTGTGATGTGCTGCGTTGAGTGGTGGTCATACAGCTTcattagagacacacacacacacacacacacacacacacacacacacacacacacacacacacacacacataaagtattttaatttttaatttaattttttttcttttcaaatgacaGCTATCATACTAATGTTTAACAAATACTATTCTGTCAGCTAGTTATGTATTGCACAAAATTCTATtttataacatatatatatttataaatatttaacaaatgttagcatctttgtttttaatatcaAAATGACAGTAAGAAATGTAGTTGTGAGGGGTGTTTCAAAGTACAAGCTtttgaaaaaatgaatttagttaattttattaaaacacataTTCACTATTTAATGTATGAATCTCATAAGgtccagatatttttttttcttacaagcACAAGATTCTGTGCATACAAAATCATAATTTATGCACTCTTTATGACATATTGTACACACAAATAATTATGTTGACTGCACAAGATAAGTTTCTTGTTTATACAAGCTACTATCTTGTGCACATAAATTTTCTTTTGCATCCAACTTATTTTATACACACATGATTATTCTAATACCTTGTGCAGACAGGATAATGTGCTGTGAACAAAATGGCATCATGTGCTCACATTATGTACCTACATTTTTGGTGTTTCTCAGATGTTCCTCATTATAAAATGTACGGTCTggacctgctctatatggaaagtgccttaagataacttctgttatgatttggcgcTATATAACTAATATTGAATCGAATAGAAAACTGAATGTTACCTAGAAAACAACAATATTTGATTGACAAGGATTGAAGTTGTGGTGAATGTTTGGACAATAAATTTGAGACATATTGGCTGTGTGAGAAGATGCACTACCTGgcaatgacagtgttgtttcTAGTGGTGAGGTCATGTGGACTGGCGATGCCGTTGCATTGACTGGTGATGAGGTAATGTTGGGCAGTTGTGAGGTCATGTTGATTGGTGGTGATGTTTCATTGTCTGGTGGTGAAATTGCATTGACTGGTGACGAGGTTTCATTGACTGGAGGTGAGTTTGTACTGAGTGGTTGTGAGGTTGTGTTTCCGTCTGTTGATGTTGTATTGGCTGAAGTTGAGGTTTGGTTAACTGGTGTTGAGGTGTTGACCATaggtgaggtcacagtgactggTGATTCTGCAGTGACTGTTGGTGATGTTGAATTGTCCTGTGGTGAGACTGTATTGTTCATTGTTGCAGAGATGTTGACAGGTGGTGAAAGTGGTTGTGAGGATGTATTGACTAATAGAGAGGATCTATTGAAGGCTGGTGATGCTGATGAAGTTGCATTGATTGTTGATGATGTTGAATTGTCTTGTGGTGAGATTGTAGTGattggagatggagagatgttCACTGGCGGTGACGTTTCATTGACTGGTGATAAGGTTGTGTTAACTAGTGGAGATGTAGAATAGTGAAA is a window of Toxotes jaculatrix isolate fToxJac2 chromosome 4, fToxJac2.pri, whole genome shotgun sequence DNA encoding:
- the LOC121181306 gene encoding mucin-2-like isoform X3 — its product is MTSPPANMISLPLNATSPPGNMTLPPLNATSPALNATSPPLNATSPPINMTSPPLNATSTPDNMTSPPHNAMPSPSNVTSPPLNTTSASGNMTSPPLNTTSPALNAASPPINMTSPPANMTSPPLNAIPPPINMTSPPLNATSTPDNMTSPPLNVTSPPVTMTSPPLNMTSPPLNTTSPPVNMTSPPLNTTSPPVNPTSPPVNMTSPPANMTSPAVSTTSPLLVTTMPLQINASSPPVNGTSAPPRITTIGTPATTTTAAPPPEPKIKLEFKLQKTFTPELANKSSPEFNSLKESVTTTLNTVYSQQYGPSFNRTVINGFSQGSVVVDAELIFNNATTLPNGNSAAQTLQTAASNPNFTLSVNTSSITATVVLTPTEAPATAAPSTLMNTTLSPENVTAPPLNATPPINMTSPPLNAMSPPVNMTSPPLNVTSPPGNMTSPPLNATSPALNATSPPVNMTSPPANMTSPPLNATPPPINMTSPPLNATSPPVNMTSPPVNMTLPPLNATPPPINMTSPPLNATSPPVNVTSPPANMTSPPPINMTSPPLNATSPPVNMTSPPANMTSPPLNVTPPPINMTSPPLNATSPTVNPSSPPVNTSSPPANMTSPAVNATSPLPVTTMPLQSNASFPPVNGTSAPPRITTIGTPATTTTAAPPSEPKIKLEFKLQKTFTPELANKSSPEFNSLKESVATVLNTVYSQQYGPSFNRTVINGFSQGSVVVDAELIFNNATTLPNGNSAAQTLQTAASNPNFTLSVNTSSITATVVLAPTEAPATAAPPTLINTTPSPVNATSLPMNMTFPAVSATTPLLNATSPPVSMTSPPLNATPPPINMTSPPLNITSPPGNMTSPPLNVPSPPINMTSPPLNVTSPPVNMTSPPLNVTSPPVTMISPPLNATPPPINMTSPPLNTMSPPGNMTSPPLNVTSPPVTMTSPPLNATPPPINMTSPPLNATSPPVNMTSPPLNVTSPLVTMTSPPLNATPPPINMTSPPLNATSPPGNMTSPPLNVTSPPVTMTSPPLNTTPPPINMTSPPLNATSPPVNMTSPPLNVTSPLVTMTSPSLNTTPPPINMTSPPLNATSPQINMTSPPLNVTSPPVTMTSPPLNATPPPVNMTSPPLNATSPPVNITSPTVNSTSPPNNITSPPLNMTSPPLNMTSPPLNTTSPPVNPTSPPVNMTSPPANMTSPAVSTTSPLLVTTMPLQSNASSPLVIGTSSPPRITTIGTPATTTTAAPPPEPKIKLGFKLQQTFTPELTNKSSPEFNSLKESVTTTLNAVYSQQYGPSFNRTVINGFSQGSVVVDAELIFNNATTLPNGSSAAQTLQTAASNPNFTLSVNTSSITATVVLAPTEAPATAAPPTLINTTPSPVNATSLPMNMTFPAVSATTPLLNVTSPPVSMTSPPLNATPPPINMTSPPLNITSPPVNPTSPPVNMTSPPANMTSPAVNATSPLPFTTMPLPSNASSPPVIGTSAPPRITTIGTPATTTTAAPPSEPKIKLGFKLQQTFTPQLTNKSSPEFNSLKESVTTTLNAVYSKQYGRSFNRTIINGFSQGSVVVDAELIFNNATTLPNGSSAAQTLETAASNPNFTLSINTSSITATVVLAPTEAPATAAPSTLINTTPSPVNATSPPINITSPPLNATSPPVNMTSPSMNMTLPAVNTTSPPLNTTSPPVSSSSPPNNATSPPLKMTSVALNATSPSLDMTAPTLNVISPPVTMTLPAVNSTSPPNNGTSPPVNITSPPLNATSPPLNMTSPPLNATSQPLNMTSPPLNTTSPPVHMTSPPLNTTSPPLNMTSPPVTMTSSPANITPPAVNATSPLPVTTMPLPIIMTSPTVNMTSPALNATSPPTTSPTTAPTAAPNATVGPTAVQNITVPPTAATNATSAPPTVAPNATAAPPTVAPNATAAPTTVAPNATAAPPTVAPNATAAPTTVAPNATAAPTTVAPNATAAPTTAPPVTAATTAASSPAPTTSATTASTDPPTANEGTLGLQFSLSQTFTADLSNPSSAAFKALAAIVVREINKVGRRLYGSSFLRSIVNSFRSGSVITNMTLVFQDKNSVPPASNATSQFSSELTNNSTALDITPGSISASAVNASTAPTAAPNATVGPTAVQNITVPPTAATNATSAPPTVAPNATAAPPTVAPNATAAPTTVAPNATVAPPTVAPNATAAPTTVAPNATAAPTTVAPNATAAPTTAPPATAATTAASSPAPTTSATTASTDPPTANEGTLGLQFSLNQTFTADLSNPSSAAFKALAAIVVREINKVGRRLYGSSFLRSIVNSFRSGSVITNMTLVFQDKNSVPPASNATSQFSSELTNNSTALDITPGSISASAVNASTAPTAAPNATVGPTAVQNITVPPTAATNATSAPPTVAPNATAAPPTVAPNATAAPPTVAPNATAAPPTVAPNATAAPTTVAPNATVAPPTVAPNATAAPTTVAPNATAAPTTAPPATTTTTAASTAAPTTSTTTASTDPPTANEGTLGLQFSLNQAFTADLSNPSSAAFKALAATVVREINKVGRRLYGSSFLRSIVNSFRSGSVITNMTLVFQDKNSVPPASNATSQFSSELTNNSTALNVVPGSVSAQSTSTSNSSPRPTVCSLAVFSVTLLTVAQMLLDL